The window CTCGGGGTCCTGGACCGGAAGATCAGCTTCTACGCCACGGAGACGCCGGCACCGGACACCCTGCGCCCCCCGGCCGACACCCTGCGCCCCGCGGCCGACGGCCGCTAGAGCTCGGCCAGCAGCTCGGCCTTCTTCGACGAGAACTCCTCGTCCGTGACCAGCCCCGCCTGGTGCAGCTCCCCGAGGTGCCGGATCCGCTCGGCGATGTCGGCGGGGTCCCGGCGCGCCGGCACCAGCACCGCCGACGTCGGCCGGGTCCGGACCGCCGCCAGTACGGCCGCCGCGAACGGCAGCGACTCGTGCACCGGCCCGTACCCGAGCCCGAAGACCACCGAGGCCGGGTCCTGGTCGGGCTGGGCCGGCCGCTCGGCGCCCGCCTCGCGCGGCAGCAGGCGCAGGTGCCCCTCGAAGACCTCCGGCGAGCGCCACTCCACCCCGCTCAGCCCGGCCACCGGGAAGCTCTGGTCGCCGGCCTTCCACTTCGCCGAGGAGGCACCGGTCCAGGACCAGCGGAACTGCACCGACGTGCCGTCGAAGGAGGCCTTGGCGTCGGCGGCCTTGAAGTGCAGCGGCGCCTCGGGCACCGCGACCAGGTGCCGGTCCACGGGGCCGGAACCGGTCAGCAGGCCCTTCACCTCGTCCGCGTAGTACTCGGCGAGGGTCTCCCGGTCGGCGGACAGCACGAGCCGGTACGGGTCGGAGCCCTCCTTGAGCTGGCCGGCGGCCGCCTCCATCAGCGGGTCGGCGCCGGCCCGGGGCACGAGGCGCAGGACGACGGTGCCGCGCCTGCCCGGCGTGAGCGTCACGTCCTCGACCGCGGACAGCGGGATGCGCCGTTCCCCGAGTGCCTGGAAGAGCCTGGGTGTT of the Streptomyces sp. 1222.5 genome contains:
- a CDS encoding DUF4429 domain-containing protein — encoded protein: MGDVLAGFHAVWGFESDSVFIRYERGIRTPRLFQALGERRIPLSAVEDVTLTPGRRGTVVLRLVPRAGADPLMEAAAGQLKEGSDPYRLVLSADRETLAEYYADEVKGLLTGSGPVDRHLVAVPEAPLHFKAADAKASFDGTSVQFRWSWTGASSAKWKAGDQSFPVAGLSGVEWRSPEVFEGHLRLLPREAGAERPAQPDQDPASVVFGLGYGPVHESLPFAAAVLAAVRTRPTSAVLVPARRDPADIAERIRHLGELHQAGLVTDEEFSSKKAELLAEL